The Streptomyces sp. NBC_00659 genomic interval GCGGAAGGCCAGGGCGAACAGGACGAGGGCGTAGGTCACGGAGATCGCCGCGCCCTGGATCATGCCTCCCCACTCCGGTGTCGGCTGGATGGCGTCGGCCCAGGCGAACTGCCAGTGGGCGGGCAGGAAGTCGCGCCAGTGACCCAGTGCGGTGACCGCGTCCAGGACGTTGCCCACGATGGTCAGTCCGACCGCGCCGCCGACCGCGCCGAGCGGGGCGTCCGTCTTCGTCGACAGCCAGAACGCGAGCCCGGCGGTGACCAGTTGGGACACGAAGATGTACGCGATCACCGCGAACAGCCGCTGGGCGGCGGTGCCCGCGGGGAGCGCGCCGCCGGTGGGGATCTCCAGCGGGCCCCAGCCGTAGGCGGCGGTGCCCACGGCCAGCGCGACGACCGGCAGCAGGACCATCGCCGCGAGGCTGAGCCCGAGGGCGACAGTGAGCTTGGACCACAGCAGCCGGGCTCTGGGCACGGGCGCCGCCAGCAGGTAGCGCAGGGAGGACCAGCTCGCCTCGGAGGCGATGGTGTCCCCGCAGAACAGCGCGACCGGGATCACCAGGAGGAAGCCCGCCGAGACGAACAGGTTCACCGCGGCGAAGTTGGCGCCCGAGGCCGTGGCCGTGTCCAGCAGGGTGATCCGGCCGTTCCGCGCGCCCGGCTGACCGCCGATCGCGAACGCGACGAGCAGGACGAGGGGCAGGGCCGCGAGGACCGATCCCATCACCAGGGTGCGGCGGCGCTTGAGCTGGCGGACGAGCTCGACGCGCAGCGGCAGGGTGCGGCTCGCCCGGTACCCGTCCGCGGTCTCGGTCCGCTCGAGGAGCGTGCTCATGCGGAGCCTCCGATCAGGGTGAGGAACGCGTCTTCCAGACGGCGGTGGGGTCCCACCGACGCCACCGGTACTTCGAGGCGTACGAGTTCCACTACCAGGCGTTGTGCGCTGCCGCCGGGGTCGAGGCGGACCAGCAGTCCGTCCTCGGTCGCGACGGCCGAAAGGACGCCCGGCAGTGCGCCGACCTTCTCCACGACCGGCGCGTCGACGGGTGTCCCCAAGCCGACGAGCAGGGTGTCGCCGGAGCCGATGATCTCGGACACCGGGCCGGCCTGGACGAGCCGGCCGCGGTCCATGACCACGAGGTGGGTGCAGGACTGCTCGACCTCGGCGAGGAGATGGCTGGAGACGATGACCGTGCGGCCCGCGGCGGCGTAGCGGATCATCACCTGGCGCATCTCGCGGATCTGCGGCGGGTCGAGGCCGTTGGTGGGTTCGTCCAGGATCAGCAGGTCCGGGAGGCCGAGCATGGCCTGGGCGATGGCGAGGCGCTGGCGCATGCCCTGGGAGTAGGTGCGCACCGCGCGGGCGAGGGCGTCGCCGAGTCCGGCGATCTCCAGGGCCTCTTCCAGGTGGGCGTCCTCGCGGGGACGGCCGGTGGCCTGCCAGTACAGCTCCAGGTTCTCGCGGCCGGTCAGGTGCGGGAGGAAGCCCGCGCCCTCGACGAACGCGCCGACCCGGGAGAGGACCGGCGCGCCGGGGCGGATCGCGTGCCCGAAGACGTGGATCTCGCCGTCGTCGGGCTTGATGAGGCCCATGAGCATGCGCAGGGTGGTGGTCTTGCCCGCGCCGTTCGGCCCGAGCAGGCCGAGGACCTGGCCCTTCTCCACGCGGAACGACAGGTCCCGTACGGCGTACCGGTCGGCGGACTTGGCGTAGCGCTTGCTCAGGTCGGTGATCTGGAGCGGGACTTCGGCCAGTCCGGGGTCGGGTGCCGGGGCGCTCGTACGGCGGCGGCCGGTCACCAGCAGGGCCAGGGCGGCGAGCGCGCCGGCGAGCGGCAGCCACCACACCCAGGAGGGCAGCGGCGCCGCGGCGGTCTTCACCGCGGGGGCCGTCGGCACCTGGAGGGCGCTCTTGAGGGACACGGTGTACGTCGCCGGGGCCGCCGGGGAGGCGTAGGCGAGGTCGGTCGAGGCGAGGACCAGGCGCAGCCGGTGGCCTTTCCGGACCGCGTGGTCGACTGCGGGAAGGGTCAGGGACACGTCCTTGCCGTTCCTCGCGCCCTCGACGCGGACCGGGGTGACGAGCTGGGAGGGCAGTACCTGCTGGGTGCCGCCGGGACCGACGTCGTACACCTTGCCGAAGAGGACCGCGTCGTCGGTGCTCGACTCGACGTGCACGGTGACGGTCGGCGAGCCGGTGATCCGCAGGTCGTCCCGGAAGGGAGCGGACTCGAAGCGGGCGTACTGGCCGGGGAAGTCGAGGGAGACCCCGAGGCCGAGGGTGGAGAGCTGGGCGAGGCTGCCGGAGCCGCCGAGCCCCGGCAGGGCCGAGATGGCGGGCGGACTGGCGCCCGCCGGGTTCTGGAAGCGCTGCTCACGGCCGGTCAGCTCGATCGTGCGGCGGCCGCTGTCCAGTCCGGGGTAGGTGTCCGAGCTCGCGCCGCGCAGCAGGGCGGCGCCGTCGGTGGAGTCGACGCCTCCGGTGCGGGTGACGCGGAAGGCGGTGCCGGTGCCGGCGCCCTTGTCGTCCTTCAGGTAGCGGTCGAACCAGGAGACGACGCGGGAGGTGACGCGGTCCGTCTCCATCTCGCCGCCGTCGTGTCCGCCCGCGATCCAGTCGACGTCGACGGGAGCGCCGTTGGCCTTGACCGCCCTGGCCATCGCGTCGGCCTGGCCGAGCGTGAAGAGGGAGTCGGACTGGCCCTGGGTGATGAGGGTGGGGACCTTGATGCGGTCGCCGACGGCCGAGGGGCTGCGCTCCTGGAGCAGCTTCGTCGCCGCCGCGTCCGGCTTCCCGGACTCCGCGACCCGGTCGTACATCGCGCACAGCTCGGGCTGGAAGCGGGCGCAGCCACCGCCGGAGTTGATGAAGATGCCCGCCCAGAGCTTCTTGAACACGCCGTTCGGGAACAGGGCGTCCGCGAGGTTCCAGTACGTGATCGACGGGGCGATGGCGTCCACGCGCCGGTCGTTCGCGGCGGCCAGCAGGGAGATCGCCCCGCCGTACGAGGCTCCCGCCACGCCCACGCGCGGGTCGCCGTTGCCGTCGAGCCGGACCTCGGGGCGCCGGGCGAGCCAGTCGACGAGCCGGGAGACGTCGGCGACCTCGGCCTCGGGGTCGTTCAGCCCGATCTTTCCGGTGGACCTGCCGAAGCCGCGCGCCGACCAGGTCAGGACCGCGTATCCGTCGCGGGCGAGTTTCTCCGCCTCGGGGCGTACGTCCGCCTTGCTGCCGCCGAAGCCGTGCGCGAGGAGAACGGCGGGGCGGCGGGGCGAGGACGGTCCCGCGGTGAAGTACGAGGTGTCGATCCGTACTCCTCCGTCCATGGCCATGACGCGGTCGGAGCGGTGGACGGCGGGCGTGCCGTCGGAGGCGACGGCCGTCCAGGTGCCCGCGCCGGCGAGCACCACGAGGGCAGCGGCCGCGGCCGCCCATCGCCCGCGGGCTCGGGCCGCCGTGCGGCCGGAGGGGTGTCCCCGGCGCGGCCCGCGCGGCCGGGGCAGTCGAAGATCCATGGCTCAACGGTACGGGCGCGCGCCCGCGCCAGGGACAGCCGCCGGGTTGAACCGGCTCCCCTCCCGGGGAAGTACGGCGGGGGCCGCGTGTACCGCGTCCGTGGTACGAACGGGCCATGGAGCTGCGCCGCGCCGCCACCGTCCTGGAACTGACCGCCGCCGAGTACCTCTTCGACTCCCCCGTGCGTCCCGAGTGGGCCCGGCGGTTCCTTCGGGCGCAGGGCCATCATCTGTTCCTGGCCTACGAGGGCGAGGTGCCGGTCGGCTTCGTCAGCGGGGTCGAGACGGTCCATCCGGACAAGGGCACCGAGATGTTCCTGTACGAGCTGGCGGTGGCGGAGCCGTTCCGGCGGCGTGGCGTCGGCCGTGCGCTGGTCCGTGAACTCGCCGCCCTGGCCCGGGAACGCGGCTGCTACGGCATGTGGGTGGGCGTGGACGCCGGGAACGACGTCGCCCTCGCCACGTACCGCAGCGCGGGTGGCAAGGACGACGGGATGTGCACGGTGGTGACGTGGGAGTTCGGCTGAGGTTCCCGCGGGGCGCCGGGGCCCGGCTCGGGGGAGCCGGGCGGGCGGACCGTCGCGGTCACGCCTGCGCGTCCTCCGGGATCGACACCAGCCAGCGGGTGTCGCGGCGCGGGCGCAGGTAGAAGGCCCAGTACAGGGTGGCGACGGCGGTGATGCCGCCGGTCCACAGCAGGTACTGCGTCTCCTGCTGGGTGAGGACGTAGGCGAGGACGACGATCAGCAGGACCGGCATCGCGGGCCACAGCGGCATCCGCCAGGCGGGGGTGTGGCGGTGGTGGCCGCGCCGGGCGAGCAGGGCGGCGACCGCGACGAGCAGGTACATGGCGGTCACCGACACGCCCGTGACGCCGTACAGGGTGTCGAGGTTGACGAAGCAGAGGGCGGCGCCGGGGACGCCCACCATCAGGGTGGCGACCCAGGGGGAGCCGAACCGGCCGAGCCTGGACAGGCCGTTGTTGACCGGCTCGGGCCACGCCTTGTCGCGGGCCGAGGCGAACAGGACACGCGAGTTCTGGATGACCATGACGATGCCCGCGTTGATGATCGCGAGGGCGACACAGAGGCTGACGAACGTGCCGACGGCCGAGTTGGACCAGGCGGTGACCATGCTGCTGATGTCGCCGCCGGTGAGCTCCTTGAGGTCGGAGGCGCCCATGGTGATGGCGACGACCGGGACCAGGATGACGACCGTGGAGATGGCGAGAGTCGCCAGCACCGTGCGGGCGACGTTGCGGCGCGGGTTCTCCAGCTCCTCGGAGAGGTAGACGGCGGTCGAGAAGCCCTGGGTGGCGAAGAGGGCGATGGCGAGCCCGGAGATGACGAGCATGGCCGTCACGGCGTCGGTGTGTCCGCCGGTCCCGGCGACCTGCATGGAGGTCAGGCTGCCGAGGCCTCGGTGGCTGTGCGTGAAGCCCAGCAGGGCCACCACACCGGCGGCGACGACCTCGAGGACCAGGAAGATGCCGGTGATCCAGGCGTTGGCGCGCAGGTCGAGCAGTCCGGCGAGGGTGGCCAGCAGCATCACGCCGGCGCCGGTCATCGCCGGGTCGAGGTGCACCAGCGGGGCGAGGTAGTCGGCGGTGCCGATGGCGATCACCGGCGGGACGATCATGACGACGAGCAGGGACATCACGAAGACGAGCCAGCCCGCGAGCCGTCCGGCCATCGTGGAGACCATGGCGTACTCGCCGCCGGCGCTGGGGATGAGGGTGCCCAGCTCCGAGTAGCAGAACGCCACGGCGACGCAGAGGAGCGAGCCGATCGCGATCGTGAGGGCGGTCGCGGTGCCGAGCGAGCCGAAGAGGTCGGGGATGACCACGAACAGCGTCGAGGCCGGGGTCACGCAGGACAGCGTCAGCAGGGTGCCGCCGACGACGCCTATGGAACGCTTGAGTGTCTTCGGGTTCCCGGTCTCCGTGGGGGCTGCGTCCAGGACGGCGGTCTCTGCGGGGCGGAGCGTGTCGGTCATCAAGCGGTTCCGATCGACTCGTGCGTCAGGTGGTTCGGGCGGGAGCGATATCGCCTCCGGCGGCTCGCGTCGTACTTCGTTCCCGTCCGCTCCCGCGCCGATGGAACCTTGACGGAAACCGTTGCGTCAATGGCCGTTCACCTACGGAATCCGCAGGAGCGAAGCGGCGCGCGTCACATCACATTCTCAGGCGACAGCACCCTCATGCTGCAATCGTCAAAGCTTTTCGAAAGATGACCTTGCTTTCGAAGGTCAAACAAACAAGTCACCTACATCACCCGGTTCATCCGCATGAACGGG includes:
- a CDS encoding ABC transporter permease — its product is MSTLLERTETADGYRASRTLPLRVELVRQLKRRRTLVMGSVLAALPLVLLVAFAIGGQPGARNGRITLLDTATASGANFAAVNLFVSAGFLLVIPVALFCGDTIASEASWSSLRYLLAAPVPRARLLWSKLTVALGLSLAAMVLLPVVALAVGTAAYGWGPLEIPTGGALPAGTAAQRLFAVIAYIFVSQLVTAGLAFWLSTKTDAPLGAVGGAVGLTIVGNVLDAVTALGHWRDFLPAHWQFAWADAIQPTPEWGGMIQGAAISVTYALVLFALAFRGFRRKDIVS
- a CDS encoding alpha/beta fold hydrolase, which produces MDLRLPRPRGPRRGHPSGRTAARARGRWAAAAAALVVLAGAGTWTAVASDGTPAVHRSDRVMAMDGGVRIDTSYFTAGPSSPRRPAVLLAHGFGGSKADVRPEAEKLARDGYAVLTWSARGFGRSTGKIGLNDPEAEVADVSRLVDWLARRPEVRLDGNGDPRVGVAGASYGGAISLLAAANDRRVDAIAPSITYWNLADALFPNGVFKKLWAGIFINSGGGCARFQPELCAMYDRVAESGKPDAAATKLLQERSPSAVGDRIKVPTLITQGQSDSLFTLGQADAMARAVKANGAPVDVDWIAGGHDGGEMETDRVTSRVVSWFDRYLKDDKGAGTGTAFRVTRTGGVDSTDGAALLRGASSDTYPGLDSGRRTIELTGREQRFQNPAGASPPAISALPGLGGSGSLAQLSTLGLGVSLDFPGQYARFESAPFRDDLRITGSPTVTVHVESSTDDAVLFGKVYDVGPGGTQQVLPSQLVTPVRVEGARNGKDVSLTLPAVDHAVRKGHRLRLVLASTDLAYASPAAPATYTVSLKSALQVPTAPAVKTAAAPLPSWVWWLPLAGALAALALLVTGRRRTSAPAPDPGLAEVPLQITDLSKRYAKSADRYAVRDLSFRVEKGQVLGLLGPNGAGKTTTLRMLMGLIKPDDGEIHVFGHAIRPGAPVLSRVGAFVEGAGFLPHLTGRENLELYWQATGRPREDAHLEEALEIAGLGDALARAVRTYSQGMRQRLAIAQAMLGLPDLLILDEPTNGLDPPQIREMRQVMIRYAAAGRTVIVSSHLLAEVEQSCTHLVVMDRGRLVQAGPVSEIIGSGDTLLVGLGTPVDAPVVEKVGALPGVLSAVATEDGLLVRLDPGGSAQRLVVELVRLEVPVASVGPHRRLEDAFLTLIGGSA
- a CDS encoding GNAT family N-acetyltransferase, translated to MELRRAATVLELTAAEYLFDSPVRPEWARRFLRAQGHHLFLAYEGEVPVGFVSGVETVHPDKGTEMFLYELAVAEPFRRRGVGRALVRELAALARERGCYGMWVGVDAGNDVALATYRSAGGKDDGMCTVVTWEFG
- a CDS encoding APC family permease, whose translation is MTDTLRPAETAVLDAAPTETGNPKTLKRSIGVVGGTLLTLSCVTPASTLFVVIPDLFGSLGTATALTIAIGSLLCVAVAFCYSELGTLIPSAGGEYAMVSTMAGRLAGWLVFVMSLLVVMIVPPVIAIGTADYLAPLVHLDPAMTGAGVMLLATLAGLLDLRANAWITGIFLVLEVVAAGVVALLGFTHSHRGLGSLTSMQVAGTGGHTDAVTAMLVISGLAIALFATQGFSTAVYLSEELENPRRNVARTVLATLAISTVVILVPVVAITMGASDLKELTGGDISSMVTAWSNSAVGTFVSLCVALAIINAGIVMVIQNSRVLFASARDKAWPEPVNNGLSRLGRFGSPWVATLMVGVPGAALCFVNLDTLYGVTGVSVTAMYLLVAVAALLARRGHHRHTPAWRMPLWPAMPVLLIVVLAYVLTQQETQYLLWTGGITAVATLYWAFYLRPRRDTRWLVSIPEDAQA